A segment of the Ipomoea triloba cultivar NCNSP0323 chromosome 1, ASM357664v1 genome:
AagccaaaatccccaaatattCATTCAGATGGACATGGCTCAAAATTCTGAGCTGGGCTTGCCTTGTCATCTCCCTTGTGGCCGCAGCTGGATCCATTCAGGGCCTCGCTTCTGATGTCAAGACATATAAACCTTTTAAAACTCAATGATATATCCATCCAGTTATTAGTAGTGTAAGTTCAAAGGCAGAATATGTAATGGTTTCAATAAAATGGATGGGATTAGTACTTAGTTGCTGGTAGTGAATGCAAGTGTATGCGTTTGTTTTGCAATTTTCATATAGCATTCAAGAGTTGTGTAGTTGTTAAATATAGCACTAAGGTAAGAGATTCCACTTTTTTTATGTTTACTATATGCATATGAAAGgtcataaaattacaaaaaaaaaaaaaaaaaaaaaagggttttcATTGCACCAATCCGTCTTAGCTACTACCTAATAAGGTAGGGGTCTGAGGCAACTCCATTGATGAATTTTATTGGTGGATAAAGTTTGGAGTGGTTGTCAACAATGACTACTTCAATTACACAGTGATTGCACAAACACACATGTTGTGCATTATTTGTGCACGTAATGtgcaactttttatttttcttttcttgtttttttagaaaatcTCGTACttttaataatgtaataatgaTAGTTAGGTAGACAATTACAATGGCTATATAAAGtaagaaatttaaatataatatatatgttgtgatgGTTAATTATGGGTTTAAATTTTAGATGACAGCTCATATTAATGAATAATGTTATGTACTAATTACACCTTAAAAAAAAACCGTTTTAAATAAAAGAGCACATTTTATTTGCTTTCTTGAAAATTGTATCAAACACAATTATGAACATGTATGTCTATTGGGCCACCACCTTCAATTTCAATTCTTGCCTCCATTAATTCTGTTCTATAAGTAGAGCAACAATAAATCCAAACTAAGAAAATAACCAAACCAAGTGCACTAAAATAGAGGAATTGTGAAGAAGAAAAGTTAAGTGCATTAACACTAAAATCCAGTCCAATGTACAATAGGGGTGTCAAGGTGGGTTGAAGCCCGCAAACCAACACTAAATCACCTGCGATGGAGCGGGCTAGGgcctaaaaattttattccgCAAAAAAGTAGGCCTCACGGGCTTTGGCCCACGCGGGCCGCGGGCTtctcaagaaatatatattaataacatgcaaaatttaaaatattttatttataaatacgaaaaaaaattaatattatctagattaaattattagaatataaaataataacacaatacttttttaaaaaaattttaaacgtTGACCTACGAGTCCGCATGAGGCGGGCTAAAGTTACATAATCCTAGCCCACGAATAAAAAGGTTTGCGGTGGAGTGGGCCTAATGTGTTGGCCCGCATTGAGACCCCTATATCCACCCGAcaaaataaagagagaaaataTCATCCCTATTATAGATGAGTAGATAATATTGAATGTGTGTATCGTAAATAACAGTAATGGTAATTATTTGAGTGATTGTGGTTGTTCATTAATTACATATAATCAGGGCAACAAGAAAGTATTACTAGTCCTTAGTCTTTACTAATATCGTGACACACTTTCATTCTTTTCTTGGGTTGAAAGAAAGAGTGTCACGATATTAGTAAGGAGCAAAATTTTACTTAGGGTtatttggaaagcaggaaaatgacttctagaaaatgagtcatttttccagaaaacattttctttttcggtgtttggttcatttgtgtgtttggttcataacAACGAAAAAGctcatttgtgtgtttggttcattccAGAAAATGAATAGGAAAATGAGCAAAACTATATactttatcattttaattattataatgcTAAAAGAGAACTTGTCTAAGACAATATAATCTTCAAATctttaacataaatataatttcagATATAAACctaaacaataaatttatttattaaaaaaaaaaaagaggtttcCCAAGCCGGAAACCAGATTGGTTTCCAGCTTTGGAACCAGATTTTGGATTTCCAAGTCGGAAACCAAAAGTTTGGTTTCCGGCTGTGGGTTTTGTACCCACGGCCGGAAACAAATTTCGATAGTGGTGAATTGGTGTTAGACCATGTTGCGAAGAAGccgcggaaaatgacttcccctcaaaaaaaggggaagtcattttccataaaaatgACACTATTTTCCATTGATCGGAttccattttccattgactttggTATTTTCCTCCTTCccaaagaaatcattttccgagttttcaaacacacccttaataagagtatatttattattttcttataatagaatgtaataaactaataatgatAGTTAGGTAGACAATTAAAAGCgttatataaagtaaaaaaaaataaagttaaagatAATACCTTATTGTAATCATTGATTATGGTTTCGAGTTTGGAATGACAACTCATAATAACGGGCATCAACATCACGTCTTTTTCTAAAGGGATCATAATAACGGGCATCAACATCAACTAcaatattattgatttatttgttttctcaaaaacagtatcaaatataattatttgtttattttcgatGGTGCTGTGAGCATTGTagtgtcaatatatatatatatatatatatatataaaagtaaagaaaagaaaaagaagataataTGTTGTAATCATGTCGTTGATTATATATGGGTTTGAGTATTtgatttagaaaaagaaaaaaacatactAGTATTtgatttagaaaaagaaaaaaataaagtatgtTATGGTATCATTTCATATTCTTCAATCTTCATTCAATAAAATGAAGACATTTgatgaaaaatttattttataagaaTATCTCCAACAATAGAGTTTTTTGGTTGACTTTTTACGTGCACTTGTTGGGCATCTACTGTGCAAAGAAcaagatcattttttttttgggttaaaaatccaaaaataagcTATAACATTCTAATTTTGTCCCAGACAACTTTTACACCATAGTTGAAGTCTATAATTCCTCTATCAAAGTTTAGTTTACGGGGTAGTGAACTAGTGATAAATTCTATTATTATCCCGAAAGCTACAAATATACACCGGACATATCTTGGCTCAAAAAGAACTACAACGTTCTTCATATAGATGGTGAGAGATAGAGAATAGTTAGAAAAGTATTAGAGATAACTAGTGCGCGGGGCATACCCTAGTAGTAAGGACTGCACAAAGTCCGAATAAATAGCGCGTACTGATACAAATACACGGGACATACCTCGGAACAAGgcaattgcacactttttaagttccatgacccaattgcacaaaaacgatAAGTAGTGGCCTATGGACGAGGTCCTGTACACTTAAAATTAGTCTGAGCggataattagataatatcaaaattacatatatgtgAGTAAATTACGGTAATTGTACTACGTAAGTAGGTGGTTCATAATTATGTAAATGTTTACAAGCTAGAAATATATAAGTAATTACAATTACTCtcacttttattctttttttttttttgctcccaataatatcaaaacacaattattcattaaaataatatttttaaaaatagaaattaaatttatatataaatatcatcctGATTATAGATGGGTAGATAGTATTTAAGGTAAATGTACGCaaattatggtaattgtaaatgGGTGGTTGTGGTGATCCCATGGTGCATTCAATGTATGTATGTAGGTAGGGAAGggtaattattaatttgagtaATTAATCCATAAAAATGTGCTTcgcttcattttcttctttgaaTCGAATCAATACAAGTGAAAACGTTACAGTTTACACCATAATATTACACTTCAGGGATATTTGGTTGGATGAACAAAATTTCTATAGAAAAAGTTTTTCTAAAAGTAAAGGAAAATGAAGTTTTATGTTATTTGATTCATGtaattcaattttctttaatttgaaaaatatttctaaaagttgagaaaaataaattctatGCACAAAGTTGGATTTgggaagaaaatataatttgttggGCTATTATATCTTCACGTTAAAATCATGAAATTTTCAgactattctattctattcctctttttattattattattattattattaaatatttacactttattacttttttccgGGCTAtataaagtaaataataataataataataataacaataataataataatactaataataataataataatatgtgctAATCATCATTAATAACAAGTGCACTCACTAGTTGGATGGGCATCTTACACTCTCTGTCCTTTGCCACATAAACTTCTCTTTCCTCAATATATGCTAAAAGTCTAATGAAAATTCTCCAATGAATGCTCAAAGagtacatttattatttttctagaaTAATAATGATAGTTAGATAGACAATTACAATGactatataaagtaaaaaaattaaatataatattaacaatcattaattataagtttaaattttatgtgaCAACGCATATTAACAGTAAACGCAATGATCACATAATAACGTTATGTAATTACACATTTTTCTAAAAAGGGACCGTTTAAAATTAAAGAtcacattttatttgtttttgttataattttattaattattaaacacAATTATGATAATGTGTAACGAATTTAAATAAGAGAATATTGATAATAAACGAATTCGTAACATTTACTGAAATTATACTTTATTCACATGATAATCCTTTTTAGGATAATTTAGTATCACTTTATTTGCATTTAATCCCCTCCCTCCCcgtttagaaattaaaatattcagaTTCCGTATGCACGCCAATGTTATTCGTCAAGTGTGAAATTCCTCATGTGCCCATAGGTTGCACGGCAATGTTGCTGTGCCCTGAGACCCATATTCGTCAACTCATCACGTGTGAAATTCCTCATATGCCCTTAATATGCACGCCATTGTTGCTTTGCCCTGAGACCCATATTCGTCAGTGCAATCAACAAGATCTATAAATAGGAAGGCGGCAAAGCTTTCTTCTTCAGGAGTTCTCAGTGTTCAGTCCTCACAGAGCTTCTCGTTAGATCTTTTGTATAAATAAAGGCGTAGGTttcatttgttgttgttgttgttgatttgaattttgttgttttctctCTCTCGAATTCGGCCATGGATTTGAAATCGAAGGAGGTGAAAGTGACGGCGAAAGCCGTGGTGGCCGGTAAGGAGGGgacggaggaggaggaggagatcGGCGTCGTTTCGCGCGTTGTGGATAGCGGTAGGATTGCGGTTACGATTCCGGGGTCTGTCCCGGCGAAACACGTGTCGGCGGGGCCGTCATTTCCTCCTGCGCGGCGGCTCTACGACCCCGTGCAACTGCTGGTCCAGAATTTCTCGAATCTCAAGCGGAGCGGTGAACCGGCCCGGTTCATGCGGTACGTTGAGGAGTCGTGGGTGGACGTGGAGGCGGAGGTGTTTGAGGCGGTGAAAGCGGGGTTTTCGAAGGGCGTTTCGTCTGTGGAGACTGAAATTGGAGGCTCGAAATGTGTTTTCGACTTGCACCGAATGATCGAACTCAATCTGGATACTGGGGCTTTCCGATCGGTTGCATGGATTGATGTGAAGGGTATGTGCTTTTTCCCCAAGTCTTTCGTTTGCTCCCAGGACGGTGAAAATGGTTTGGTTAATTTGGGCGAGGAGCCAAAGAATGAAGTTGTTGGGAATGCAAATGAGAAGCGGTACTTGGTGCAACCGGAGCTTGAAATTGAGATTGAATTTACTGATGATTCGCAAAATGAAGCGAACCAGGCGAAATTAAATAAGCGAAAGAGGGAGATCATAGAGCCTGAGGGAAATTCATCTaaggaaaaagggaaaaatgtCCAAGAGTGTGAATTAGTTTCCCCCAGGTGGGCAAATACGAGGTCGGTGGCAAAGCAGGAGTTAGGGTATGAGGTAATGAGGGATTTGTTTGTCGCAGCCATGGCAGCTGTGGGGCCAGGTGCTATGATCACTGCCATTCATCAACGTGTGAGAAAA
Coding sequences within it:
- the LOC116022261 gene encoding probable inactive poly [ADP-ribose] polymerase SRO3 produces the protein MDLKSKEVKVTAKAVVAGKEGTEEEEEIGVVSRVVDSGRIAVTIPGSVPAKHVSAGPSFPPARRLYDPVQLLVQNFSNLKRSGEPARFMRYVEESWVDVEAEVFEAVKAGFSKGVSSVETEIGGSKCVFDLHRMIELNLDTGAFRSVAWIDVKGMCFFPKSFVCSQDGENGLVNLGEEPKNEVVGNANEKRYLVQPELEIEIEFTDDSQNEANQAKLNKRKREIIEPEGNSSKEKGKNVQECELVSPRWANTRSVAKQELGYEVMRDLFVAAMAAVGPGAMITAIHQRVRKGGSVERAEYDAFQKQAGLVRQARGNTKVVFAWLGTTVQGVHSIMSHGFGATGMMSGSGPLGAGLYLSPVRSPRMSALTAQVDENGEKHLVFCRVILGKCGKIEVGSLQLSHSRMDFDTGVDDLNNPQWYGVLCANHVLPEGVLSYRPANVVPGRVTAAPSHMLAPNAASVFYRKLVSKLIISHPPPKVQALQALYSSFMSGKLGNDDFMRELGSVVGDEVLRSTIQQIRG